The following coding sequences lie in one Monomorium pharaonis isolate MP-MQ-018 chromosome 1, ASM1337386v2, whole genome shotgun sequence genomic window:
- the LOC105828196 gene encoding uncharacterized protein LOC105828196 produces the protein MEIISGKKKDTCLYVFEGYTYNIDKRCNYIYRCAKRRTISCSGSLVRKEEGYFLKNGHNHPSEPHVIDIFNLKNEMIQMSKETTATNKEIFDTVSRKNPIVAANMSFTAVRSLLLRERIKVRPALPSSVSELDNLFQDYEPIKLIYKGCVRSEDNKCSYIFTSDKLLKILEKSSEIFIDGTFSIVPRVPNFAQLFSIHVRYMDKGIAVLFILCEARTQLVYKSIWKEVIKLAPDLQCNLRFIMCDYEKASMNAVQEQFPRASVRGCWFHYCQAVLKKWKRLELLTAPYKIVSMAMTLALAPSEMFSEGLDLMQTIAVKEYENYPNIMLFMKYMRSTWLPISRKISVYGCPIRTNNLVESFHNTMLKKIHMVHPNLWMFLDNISKIILDQEINYDRLVNGLQITKDRSQSNKYKNEKIQKAQIYLSTGIYSLKEFLQMFEKENLHKQYKIALLIGKCLQRNFYFFICFIILLLIYILLLFSICL, from the exons atggaaataatatcCGGGAAAAAGAAGGACACTTGTTTGTATGTATTTGAAggatatacatacaatattgataaaagatgcaattatatataccGTTGTGCAAAAAGGCGTACAATTTCGTGTAGTGGCTCGTTAGTTAGAAAGGAGgaaggatattttttaaaaaatggacaTAATCATCCTAGTGAGCCtcatgttattgatattttcaatttaaaaaatgaaatgattCAAATGTCCAAAGAAACTACTGCAAccaacaaagaaatatttgatactgTTTCCCGAAAAAATCCTATAGTTGCAGCAAATATGTCATTTACTGCAGTAAGGTCTCTATTATtaagagaaagaattaaagTGCGTCCTGCATTACCTTCGAGTGTGTCTGAGCTTGACAATTTGTTTCAAGACTATGAAcctataaagttaatttataaggGCTGCGTTAGATCTGAAGATAACAAATGTTCCTATATATTTACTAGCGACaagcttttaaaaatattagagaaGAGTAgcgaaatttttatagatggTACATTTTCT ATTGTACCTAGAGTACCAAACTTTGCACAGTTGTTTTCAATTCATGTACGATACATGGATaag GGTATTGCAGTATTATTTATCTTGTGTGAAGCAAGAACACAATTAGTTTACAAATCCATATGGAAAGAAGTTATCAAATTGGCTCCTGATCTGCAATGTAATTTGCGCTTCATAATGTGTGATTATGAAAAAGCATCGATGAATGCTGTCCAAGAACAATTTCCTCGTGCATCTGTGCGAGGCTGCTGGTTTCATTATTGTCAG GCTGTTTTGAAAAAGTGGAAACGGTTAGAACTTCTTACTGCTccgtataaaattgtatctatGGCAATGACATTAGCATTAGCACCATCAGAAATGTTTTCTGAAGGTTTAGACCTCATGCAGACGATTGCGGTAaaagaatatgaaaattatccTAACATAATGCtctttatgaaatatatgagAAGTACATGGCTTCcaatatcaagaaaaataagtgTATATGGATGCCCAATCAGGACTAATAATCTTGTGGAATCATTTCATAatacaatgttaaaaaaaattcatatggTTCATCCGAATCTTTGGATGTTTTtag ATAACATTTCCAAAATAATTCTGGatcaagaaattaattatgatcGTTTAGTAAATGgtttacaaataacaaaagatCGCAGTCAAtctaacaaatataaaaatgaaaaaattcaaaaggcacaaatttatttatcgactGGCATTTATTCATTAAAGGAATTCTTGCaaatgtttgaaaaagaaaatttacataaacaatataaaatagcaTTGTTAATAGGTAAGTgtttacaaagaaatttttatttttttatttgttttattatattactgttaatatatattctattactATTctcaatttgtttataa
- the LOC105840637 gene encoding uncharacterized protein LOC105840637 — translation MEIIPGKRKDSYLYVYEGFTYNMDKRYTYIYRCAKRRTAACKGVLVKENEEFILENNHNHPSEPYISDILNLKSEMVQMCKETTTTNKEIFDTVSRKNPKAAAYISYNAMRNVLSKEKVKMRPPLPSSACDFHNLLQNYEPVKFIYKGCVLSEDNKCSYIFTSDKLLKILEESSEIFIDGTFSVIPKVPNFAQLFSVHVRYMDKGIAVLLILCEARTQLVYKSIWKEVIKLAPNLQCNLRFIMCDYEKASMNAVHEQFPHASLRGCWFHYCQAVLKKWKRLGLLKTPRKILSMAMTLPLAPSEMFSEGLNLMQLIADKESDNSPNILVFMKYMRSTWLPISKKISVYGCPVRTNNLVESFHNIMSQKMQTVNPNLWIFLDNISKIIKDQEIDYDRLVNGLQVSRNRCQFNKYRNRKIQEAQSYLSTGIYSLKEFLQVFEEDTKRQQYDMALLISKCL, via the exons atggaaataatacCTGGAAAAAGGAAGGACAgttatttgtatgtatatgaAGGATTTACATACAATATGGATAAGAGATATACTTACATATATCGCTGTGCAAAAAGACGTACTGCAGCATGTAAAGGTGTGCTagttaaagaaaatgaagagtttattttagaaaataatcatAATCATCCAAGTGAGCCTTATATATCTGACATTTTGAACCTAAAAAGTGAAATGGTTCAAATGTGTAAAGAGACCACTACGacaaacaaagaaatatttgatactgTTTCTCGAAAAAATCCAAAAGCAGCAGCTTATATTTCGTATAATGCTATGAGAAATGTATTGTCGAAAGAAAAAGTCAAAATGCGTCCCCCATTACCTTCAAGTGCGTGTGATTTTCACAATCTGCTTCAAAACTACGAACCtgtaaagtttatttataaaggcTGTGTTTTATCTGAAGATAACAAATGTTCCTACATCTTTACTAGCGATAaacttctaaaaatattagaggagagttcagaaatttttatagatggAACATTTTCA GTTATACCCAAAGTACCAAATTTTGCACAGTTGTTCTCAGTCCATGTACGATACATGGATaag GGTATTGCAGTATTACTTATCTTGTGTGAAGCAAGAACACAATTAGTTTACAAATCTATATGGAAAGAAGTTATCAAATTGGCTCCTAATCTGCAATGTAATTTGCGCTTTATAATGTGTGATTATGAAAAAGCATCAATGAATGCTGTTCATGAACAATTTCCCCATGCATCTTTACGAGGCTGCTGGTTTCACTATTGTCag gctgttctaaaaaaatggaaaCGGTTAGGGCTTCTAAAAACACcacgtaaaatattatcaatggCAATGACATTACCGTTGGCACCATCAGAAATGTTTTCCGAAGGTTTAAATCTTATGCAGCTAATTGCAGATAAAGAATCAGATAATTCTCCAAACATATTggtttttatgaaatatatgagGAGTACATGGCTTCCAATAtcaaaaaaaataagtgtATATGGATGTCCAGTTAGAACTAATAATCTTGTCGAAtcatttcataatattatgtCACAAAAGATGCAAACGGTTAATCCCAATCTTTGGATATTCTTAG ataatatttcaaaaataattaaggatCAGGAAATCGATTATGATCGTTTAGTAAACGGTCTACAAGTTTCAAGAAATCGTTGCCAGTTCAACaaatatagaaatagaaaaatccAAGAAGCCCAAAGTTATTTATCTACTGGTATCTACtcattaaaagaatttctacAGGTGTTTGAGGAGGATACCAAGCGTCAGCAATATGATATGGCACTGCTAATAAGCaagtgtttataa